One stretch of Caloenas nicobarica isolate bCalNic1 chromosome 4, bCalNic1.hap1, whole genome shotgun sequence DNA includes these proteins:
- the HAND2 gene encoding heart- and neural crest derivatives-expressed protein 2, protein MSLVGGFPHHPVVHHEGYPFAAAAAAAAAAATRCGHEENPYFHGWLISSHPEMSPPDYSMALSYSPEYANGAPGMDHSHYGGVPPGNGPPGLGGPRPVKRRGTANRKERRRTQSINSAFAELRECIPNVPADTKLSKIKTLRLATSYIAYLMDLLAKDDQNGEAEAFKAEIKKTDVKEEKRKKELNEILKSTVSSNDKKTKGRTGWPQHVWALELKQ, encoded by the exons ATGAGTCTAGTGGGCGGCTTTCCCCACCACCCGGTGGTGCACCATGAGGGCTACCCTttcgccgccgccgctgctgccgccgccgctgccgccacCCGCTGCGGCCACGAGGAGAACCCCTACTTCCACGGCTGGCTCATCAGCAGCCACCCGGAGATGTCGCCCCCCGACTACAGCATGGCTCTGTCCTACAGCCCCGAGTACGCCAACGGGGCGCCGGGTATGGACCACTCCCATTACGGGGGGGTGCCGCCCGGGAACGGCCCGCCCGGGCTCGGGGGACCCCGGCCGGTGAAGCGCAGGGGCACGGCGAACCGCAAGGAGCGGCGCAGGACTCAGAGCATCAACAGCGCCTTCGCGGAGCTGCGGGAATGCATCCCCAACGTTCCCGCCGACACCAAGCTCTCCAAGATCAAAACCCTCCGCCTGGCCACCAGCTACATCGCCTACCTCATGGACCTGCTGGCGAAGGATGACCAGAATGGGGAGGCGGAGGCCTTCAAGGCAGAGATCAAGAAGACAGACgtgaaggaggagaagaggaagaaagagctg AACGAAATCTTGAAAAGCACAGTTAGCAGCAACGATAAGAAAACCAAAGGGAGGACTGGCTGGCCGCAGCATGTCTGGGCTTTGGAGCTCAAGCAATGA